The following proteins are encoded in a genomic region of Verrucomicrobiota bacterium:
- a CDS encoding CIA30 family protein, which yields MVILGEVEGHRRRFLGLLKGNEKRSMTSIANICRDAVALFAACLAITMKADAASERILFDFRAGTNSPGWQVVNDDVMGGISTSQFQVLTNGGALFSGVVSLENNGGFASVRSSVLRESLSGCKAFVLRVRGDGKRYKFTVRTQSGFNAPNYQAEFMTKRGEWEEHRLAFKDFVPTFRGRVLTGVPPLSAAEITSLGVLIADQQSGPFQLEFGWMKAATR from the coding sequence ATGGTCATCCTCGGCGAGGTGGAAGGTCACCGGCGCAGGTTCCTTGGCCTGCTTAAGGGAAACGAGAAACGCTCTATGACTTCAATTGCCAATATATGCCGAGATGCCGTCGCGTTGTTCGCTGCGTGCCTGGCCATCACCATGAAAGCCGACGCCGCTTCGGAACGAATCCTGTTCGACTTCCGGGCGGGCACAAACTCCCCTGGCTGGCAGGTCGTGAACGATGACGTGATGGGCGGGATCTCCACAAGCCAGTTTCAAGTCCTGACCAACGGCGGCGCGCTTTTCAGCGGTGTGGTCTCGCTGGAGAACAACGGTGGATTTGCCTCTGTGCGTTCATCCGTGTTGCGCGAAAGTCTCAGCGGCTGCAAAGCCTTCGTGCTTCGCGTGCGCGGTGATGGAAAGCGCTACAAGTTCACCGTCCGGACTCAGTCTGGTTTCAACGCTCCAAATTATCAGGCCGAGTTCATGACGAAGCGCGGCGAGTGGGAAGAGCACCGGCTGGCTTTCAAAGACTTCGTGCCGACGTTTCGAGGCCGCGTGCTGACCGGCGTGCCGCCGCTGAGCGCCGCCGAGATCACCTCGCTGGGTGTTTTGATCGCGGATCAGCAGTCAGGTCCATTCCAACTGGAGTTCGGTTGGATGAAGGCGGCGACCCGATGA
- a CDS encoding AhpC/TSA family protein, with product MPESIPSSEDLGFDSRIRAGETLRFTFMNGAHLRSSAPRWMRNVLLAAGVYNVLWGAFAVLFPSAMFRWLEMPLPNYPQLWQCIGMIVGVYGIGYAIAALDPARHWPVVLVGFLGKVLGPLGMAQALWTGALPWGFALNCVTNDLIWWIPFALILKHAWEQHLHAGDGESVSDESTLLAEARTEGGASLADLSKRQPLLVVFLRHAGCTFCREALADIAASRREIEAAGTKIALVHMGTPESLAAFAREYGLEDVPSVSDPARRLYRGLGLRRGTLSQLLGWKVWVRGAKAFFSGHRIGKLEGDGLQMPGVFLVRDGRVVMRFKHSNAAERPDYAALCRSSPSA from the coding sequence ATGCCGGAGTCGATCCCGTCTTCGGAGGACCTTGGGTTCGATTCCCGCATCCGTGCCGGGGAAACTCTTCGTTTCACCTTCATGAATGGGGCGCATTTGAGAAGCTCTGCCCCGCGCTGGATGCGCAACGTCCTGCTCGCGGCAGGTGTGTACAACGTCCTGTGGGGCGCATTCGCCGTGCTCTTCCCATCAGCCATGTTCCGGTGGCTCGAGATGCCGTTGCCGAATTACCCGCAGCTCTGGCAATGCATCGGGATGATTGTCGGGGTCTATGGAATCGGCTACGCGATCGCCGCACTCGACCCGGCACGGCATTGGCCGGTCGTGCTGGTCGGCTTCCTGGGAAAAGTTCTCGGGCCGCTCGGGATGGCGCAAGCGCTCTGGACCGGAGCGCTGCCCTGGGGTTTTGCGCTGAACTGCGTGACGAATGATCTCATTTGGTGGATCCCGTTTGCGCTCATTTTGAAGCACGCGTGGGAGCAGCACCTGCATGCCGGGGATGGAGAATCTGTTTCTGATGAATCCACACTCCTCGCCGAGGCACGCACGGAGGGTGGTGCGAGCCTGGCGGACCTCTCCAAACGTCAGCCCTTGCTGGTCGTGTTCTTGCGGCACGCGGGCTGCACCTTTTGTCGCGAGGCGCTCGCGGACATCGCGGCCAGCCGCCGCGAAATCGAGGCCGCCGGCACGAAAATCGCGCTGGTTCACATGGGCACGCCGGAATCATTGGCGGCGTTCGCCAGGGAATACGGTCTCGAAGATGTGCCTTCCGTTTCCGACCCCGCGCGGCGCCTCTACCGGGGGCTTGGCCTGCGAAGAGGAACGCTTTCGCAACTTCTCGGATGGAAGGTCTGGGTGCGCGGGGCCAAGGCATTTTTTTCCGGCCATCGCATCGGAAAACTTGAGGGCGACGGCCTGCAGATGCCGGGTGTCTTCCTCGTCCGTGATGGGCGCGTCGTGATGCGGTTCAAGCACTCCAACGCCGCGGAGCGGCCCGATTACGCCGCGCTTTGCCGGAGTTCCCCTTCGGCATGA
- a CDS encoding DUF2256 domain-containing protein, producing MRGVKKQHLPEKVCAACGRPFLWRKKWERVWDEVKYCSQACRSRSRLRRTLGSIPASVPGKLFVSPS from the coding sequence ATGAGAGGCGTTAAGAAACAACACCTTCCGGAGAAGGTCTGCGCTGCCTGCGGACGCCCTTTCCTCTGGCGCAAGAAATGGGAGCGCGTGTGGGATGAAGTCAAGTATTGCAGCCAGGCATGCCGGAGTCGATCCCGTCTTCGGAGGACCTTGGGTTCGATTCCCGCATCCGTGCCGGGGAAACTCTTCGTTTCACCTTCATGA
- a CDS encoding DNA metabolism protein, producing the protein MHTARIKPTLESWREEARALLVRRVPPDAVLWFDASDEPSLFPAESSPPPAAVSPTPRVSAAFMELARTVAAHTDERRWGLLYRLLWRMTHGGERALLNVPTDADVRLAEQWRQAVSRAIHKMHAFVRFRLTGKDEATGREQFVAWFEPEHRIVRLAAPFFEKRFAGMDWSILTPVECAHWDGERLHFTPGVPPSAAPNEDALEDLWRTYFKSIFNPARLKVKMMQQEMPKRYWKNLPEAPLIPELIAASSVRVRTMLATEGLEVKPAPRNAYLESLPRKDHPEP; encoded by the coding sequence ATGCACACCGCGCGCATCAAGCCCACGTTGGAATCCTGGCGGGAAGAAGCCCGCGCGCTGCTGGTGCGGCGTGTGCCGCCCGATGCCGTGCTGTGGTTCGACGCCAGTGACGAACCTTCGCTCTTCCCCGCGGAATCCTCGCCGCCGCCCGCGGCGGTCTCTCCCACGCCGCGAGTTTCCGCGGCCTTCATGGAGCTCGCTCGCACCGTGGCGGCGCACACCGACGAGCGCCGCTGGGGATTGCTCTATCGCCTGCTCTGGCGCATGACGCACGGGGGCGAACGCGCCCTGCTCAACGTGCCGACCGACGCCGACGTGCGCCTCGCCGAACAGTGGCGCCAGGCGGTGAGCCGCGCGATTCACAAGATGCACGCCTTCGTGCGCTTCCGGCTCACCGGCAAGGACGAGGCAACGGGGCGCGAGCAGTTCGTAGCCTGGTTCGAGCCAGAACATCGTATCGTGCGACTGGCCGCGCCGTTTTTTGAAAAACGTTTCGCGGGGATGGATTGGAGCATCCTGACGCCGGTCGAATGTGCGCACTGGGACGGCGAACGGCTGCATTTTACCCCCGGCGTCCCGCCCAGCGCCGCACCGAATGAAGACGCGCTCGAGGACCTCTGGCGCACGTATTTCAAGAGCATTTTCAATCCCGCGCGTCTGAAGGTGAAAATGATGCAGCAAGAGATGCCAAAGAGGTATTGGAAGAATCTGCCCGAAGCGCCGCTCATCCCCGAACTCATCGCCGCCAGCAGCGTTCGCGTCCGCACCATGCTCGCCACGGAAGGGCTCGAGGTCAAACCCGCCCCGCGGAATGCCTACCTCGAATCCCTCCCCCGCAAAGACCATCCCGAACCATGA
- a CDS encoding putative DNA modification/repair radical SAM protein, giving the protein MDLQRKLEILADAAKYDASCASSGAARKDSRGSQGVGSTGGAGICHSYAPDGRCISLLKVLLTNACLYDCHYCINRRSSNVQRARFTPEEVVQLTLDFYKRNYIEGLFLSSGIIQSADHTMELVIEVARKLREEHLFRGYIHLKTIPEASPALIERAGRYADRISINIELPTQAGLTRLAPEKNLARTQAAMGHIHGKIEERLADKRKPEAPKPPPFATGQSTQMLVGADESTDADILQRADALYTGYRLRRVYYSGFSPIPEPSKVLPIKPPPLVREHRLYQADWLLRFYDFKVGEIVTPDAPHLDLALDPKLSWALRNRAQFPADINRAPRETLLRVPGLGARNVDRILAARRHCRLRLVDLLRLRVPMKKVLPFIIAADHTPAHLDLDGDSLRQRFLPPPQQMELSLAGPPPTAADNASVLTGEL; this is encoded by the coding sequence ATGGACCTGCAGCGCAAACTCGAAATCCTCGCTGATGCCGCGAAATACGACGCCTCGTGCGCCAGCAGCGGCGCCGCGCGGAAAGATTCGCGCGGCAGCCAGGGCGTGGGCAGCACCGGCGGCGCGGGCATTTGCCACAGCTACGCGCCGGATGGGCGCTGCATCTCGCTGCTCAAGGTGCTGCTCACCAATGCCTGTCTCTACGACTGCCACTACTGCATCAACCGCCGCAGCAGCAACGTGCAGCGCGCCCGCTTCACGCCGGAAGAAGTGGTGCAACTCACGCTCGATTTCTACAAACGCAATTACATCGAGGGCCTGTTCCTCAGCAGCGGCATCATCCAGAGCGCCGACCACACGATGGAGTTGGTCATCGAGGTCGCCCGCAAGCTGCGCGAGGAACATCTCTTTCGCGGCTACATCCACCTCAAGACCATTCCGGAAGCCTCGCCCGCGCTCATCGAACGCGCGGGACGCTACGCCGACCGCATCAGCATCAACATCGAGTTGCCCACGCAAGCAGGCCTCACCCGTCTGGCGCCGGAAAAGAATCTCGCCCGTACGCAGGCGGCGATGGGCCATATCCACGGGAAAATTGAAGAACGTCTTGCCGACAAACGAAAACCTGAAGCGCCAAAGCCCCCGCCTTTTGCCACGGGCCAAAGCACGCAGATGCTCGTGGGCGCGGATGAATCCACCGACGCGGACATCCTTCAGCGCGCCGACGCGCTCTATACCGGCTACCGACTCCGCCGCGTTTACTACTCGGGCTTCAGCCCCATCCCCGAGCCGTCCAAAGTCTTGCCGATCAAGCCGCCGCCGCTCGTGCGCGAACACCGTCTTTATCAGGCCGATTGGCTGCTGCGCTTTTACGATTTCAAGGTCGGAGAAATCGTCACGCCCGACGCCCCGCATCTCGACCTCGCACTCGATCCAAAGCTCTCGTGGGCTTTGCGCAACCGCGCGCAATTCCCCGCCGACATCAATCGCGCTCCGCGCGAAACTCTGCTGCGCGTGCCCGGCCTCGGCGCGCGCAATGTGGACCGCATCCTCGCCGCCCGCCGTCACTGCCGCCTGCGTCTCGTGGACCTGCTGCGCCTGCGCGTGCCCATGAAAAAGGTGCTGCCATTCATCATCGCCGCCGACCACACGCCCGCGCACCTCGACCTCGACGGCGACTCACTGCGTCAGCGATTCCTCCCGCCGCCGCAGCAGATGGAGTTGAGCCTCGCCGGGCCGCCGCCGACCGCCGCCGACAACGCATCAGTCCTCACTGGAGAACTTTGA
- a CDS encoding DUF429 domain-containing protein: MRVAGVDVGAEKKGFHIVMLDGNSAKCFHRETPNEVRFLCALAGVVAIDAPCSWACPRVSPTGRSRQAERDLKTHRGIQSFYTPTRARALANQKQHYDWMFNGESLWRALRAQVRNRPMRLIETFPHGIACALRGQVLSAKDKRHDRRHLIQRLGYELDQPTSIDYLDATLCAHAAICFAQGKFEEFGDATEGCIVLPTWGALPD; the protein is encoded by the coding sequence ATGAGGGTCGCAGGCGTGGATGTCGGGGCGGAGAAGAAGGGGTTTCACATCGTGATGCTCGACGGAAACTCCGCGAAATGTTTTCATCGCGAGACGCCCAACGAGGTTCGATTTCTCTGCGCTCTCGCCGGGGTGGTGGCGATTGATGCGCCGTGTAGCTGGGCTTGTCCGCGCGTTTCGCCCACCGGCCGATCTCGCCAGGCGGAGCGCGACCTGAAAACGCATCGCGGCATTCAATCCTTCTACACGCCGACCCGCGCGCGAGCCCTCGCCAACCAGAAGCAGCACTACGACTGGATGTTCAATGGGGAATCATTGTGGCGGGCTCTTCGAGCGCAGGTCCGCAACCGGCCCATGCGACTGATCGAAACCTTCCCCCATGGCATCGCCTGCGCCCTGCGCGGCCAGGTGCTCAGCGCCAAAGACAAGCGGCATGACCGTCGCCACCTCATCCAGAGACTCGGCTATGAGCTGGATCAACCGACTTCGATTGACTACCTCGACGCCACGCTCTGCGCCCATGCCGCGATCTGTTTCGCTCAAGGAAAGTTTGAGGAGTTCGGCGACGCCACCGAGGGTTGCATCGTTCTGCCCACCTGGGGAGCCTTGCCTGATTGA
- a CDS encoding DUF2071 domain-containing protein, whose protein sequence is MTPPTHEQREAVRQRPAGCSVGHQRWSDLLFAHWQVDPASVQATLPAGLHCDTHEGRAYIGIVPFFMGRIRPAFLPPLPWLSWFLELNVRTYVHDEQGRPGVWFYSLDCNQPVAVQIARRFFRLPYFHACMNARRYHGVIDYHCQRRGSPEARYCWTGPGDMQIAVPGSLEFFLLERYALFTADSEGRIYTGRVHHEPYRYAATEAEALSTEPARLAGFDLKGEPCSLLAAKHVEVEIFALREAPP, encoded by the coding sequence ATGACCCCGCCGACCCACGAGCAGCGCGAAGCGGTGCGACAGCGCCCGGCGGGTTGTTCCGTGGGTCATCAGCGTTGGAGTGATTTGCTCTTCGCTCATTGGCAGGTCGATCCTGCTTCCGTGCAGGCGACCTTGCCCGCAGGCTTGCATTGCGATACCCACGAAGGCCGCGCTTACATCGGCATCGTCCCCTTTTTCATGGGGCGCATCCGCCCGGCCTTTCTGCCGCCGCTGCCGTGGTTGTCGTGGTTTCTGGAATTGAACGTGCGCACGTACGTCCACGACGAACAGGGCCGACCCGGTGTGTGGTTTTACTCGCTGGACTGCAACCAGCCCGTCGCGGTGCAAATCGCCCGGCGGTTCTTTCGCTTGCCGTATTTTCACGCCTGCATGAATGCCCGGCGGTATCACGGGGTGATTGACTACCACTGCCAGCGTCGCGGCTCGCCCGAAGCACGATATTGCTGGACCGGACCCGGCGACATGCAGATCGCCGTTCCTGGCAGTCTCGAGTTTTTCCTCCTCGAACGCTACGCCCTGTTCACCGCCGACAGCGAGGGCCGAATCTACACGGGCCGCGTCCATCATGAGCCCTATCGCTACGCCGCAACCGAGGCGGAAGCCCTCAGCACTGAACCCGCGAGGCTCGCTGGCTTTGATTTGAAGGGCGAACCCTGCTCGCTGCTCGCAGCCAAGCACGTCGAGGTGGAAATCTTCGCGCTTCGGGAGGCGCCACCATGA
- a CDS encoding peroxiredoxin — protein sequence MKDVTELTGKKAPAFKAPVIGGSYQEGATVSLTDLKGQTVVLYFYPKDNTPGCTVQACALRDGWSRIQQKAAVFGVSVDSPKSHASFIKRQSLPFPLISDEAKEIVQAYGVWVEKSMYGKKYMGTERSTVIIGPDGKVKAVLRKVQPAEHLDLVLQALE from the coding sequence ATGAAAGACGTCACAGAACTCACCGGAAAAAAAGCCCCCGCCTTCAAAGCCCCCGTCATCGGGGGCAGCTACCAAGAAGGCGCGACCGTCTCCCTCACTGATCTCAAAGGACAGACGGTGGTGCTCTATTTCTATCCCAAGGACAACACCCCCGGCTGCACCGTCCAAGCCTGCGCCCTGCGCGATGGCTGGAGCCGCATCCAGCAGAAAGCCGCCGTCTTCGGCGTCAGCGTGGACTCGCCCAAGAGCCACGCCAGCTTCATCAAGAGGCAGAGCCTGCCCTTCCCGCTCATCAGCGATGAGGCGAAGGAAATCGTCCAAGCCTACGGCGTGTGGGTGGAGAAATCCATGTATGGCAAGAAATACATGGGCACGGAGCGCAGCACCGTCATCATCGGCCCGGACGGCAAAGTGAAAGCCGTGCTGCGCAAAGTGCAACCCGCGGAGCATCTGGACCTCGTGCTGCAAGCGCTCGAATAA
- a CDS encoding FAD-dependent oxidoreductase, whose protein sequence is MSLRIAIIGAGMAGVSAGRLLADQGHEVTLLEKSRGWGGRCATKRWEGHIVDHGAQYFTLRHPEFSAAVQQACGEALCRITAPVLDEHGAPLPDTGRYYHREGNSRVVRSLASGLNLRTETTVTDARALRSEYDHVISTAPLPQTAALFGQTIPAEYIPCLTVLLAYRGEPTGLCREAYALSDHSSDLAWSACENHKAGRIGAGCTVMVAQMSEAFSRRHLESPPTDYPGLVRSMVERRWGLASENLLAALGHRWRYARVAQSHAAPTLPERCSFAGDALAASRVEDAWLAGRAAARKIISSQSNHTDHIHPP, encoded by the coding sequence ATGAGCCTGCGCATTGCCATCATCGGAGCAGGCATGGCCGGCGTCAGCGCCGGCCGCCTGCTCGCAGACCAAGGGCACGAGGTGACGCTGCTCGAGAAATCCCGCGGCTGGGGGGGACGCTGCGCCACCAAACGCTGGGAAGGACACATCGTGGACCATGGCGCGCAGTATTTCACCTTGCGGCATCCGGAGTTCTCTGCCGCCGTGCAGCAAGCTTGCGGTGAAGCGCTCTGCCGAATCACCGCGCCGGTGCTGGATGAACACGGCGCGCCGCTGCCGGATACGGGCCGTTATTACCATCGCGAGGGGAATAGCCGCGTCGTGCGCAGCCTGGCCTCAGGTCTCAACCTGCGCACGGAGACCACGGTGACCGATGCCCGCGCGTTACGATCGGAATACGATCACGTGATCAGCACCGCGCCGCTGCCGCAGACCGCCGCCCTCTTTGGCCAGACGATCCCGGCGGAATACATCCCCTGCCTCACGGTGCTGCTCGCGTATCGCGGCGAACCCACCGGCCTTTGCCGCGAGGCTTATGCCTTGAGCGATCACTCGTCAGACCTTGCCTGGTCCGCCTGCGAAAACCACAAGGCCGGACGCATCGGAGCGGGCTGCACCGTCATGGTGGCGCAGATGAGCGAAGCCTTCAGCCGCAGGCATCTGGAGTCGCCGCCCACGGACTACCCGGGTCTCGTGCGCAGCATGGTGGAACGACGCTGGGGTCTTGCTTCCGAGAACCTCCTTGCCGCACTGGGTCACCGTTGGCGCTACGCGCGCGTCGCTCAGTCCCACGCCGCGCCCACGCTTCCGGAACGCTGCTCCTTCGCCGGCGACGCCCTCGCCGCCTCCCGCGTCGAAGACGCCTGGCTCGCGGGCCGGGCTGCGGCGCGGAAGATCATTTCGTCGCAATCCAATCACACAGACCACATCCATCCACCATGA
- a CDS encoding cryptochrome/photolyase family protein, translating to MNFHPQTRPRHLVLVLGDQLNQDSAAFDGFNPACDAVWMAEVAEESTRVWSHKSRVAMFLSAMRHFRDTLRSRGVTVHYRQLQDAPNSGNLCGELTAATSGLRPQGLIWVQPGEWRVQSSLESTARALGVDFEVRPDRHFFCSTEEFAQHARGRKQLRMEFFYRELRRRHRVLMDGDEPEGGAWNFDSENRESFGKNGPDTLRPQPRRFEPDAVTREVLDLVNKRFARHPGKLDDFDWPVTTADAELALQDFIKHRLPEFGRWQDAMWTSEPWLYHSRLSAAMNLKLLDPRRVIAAAEKAFRKGRAPLADVEGLIRQILGWREYVRGIYWLHMPGYLERNALNAHHPLPAFYWTGETDMACLRDAIGQTLRYGYAHHIQRLMVTGLFALLWGAHPQRVHEWYLAVYVDAVEWVELPNTLGMSQYADGGVMASKPYIASGKYLQRMSNFCAGCRYDPAQRTGPKACPFTTLYWDFLLRHETMLGKNPRTVMQVRNAARLTPAQRREITDQADRLRAAIPAAT from the coding sequence ATGAACTTTCATCCCCAAACCCGCCCACGTCACCTGGTGCTGGTGCTCGGCGACCAGTTGAACCAGGACTCGGCCGCCTTTGACGGTTTCAACCCGGCGTGCGACGCGGTGTGGATGGCGGAAGTCGCCGAGGAAAGCACCCGCGTCTGGTCGCACAAGTCGCGCGTCGCGATGTTCTTGAGCGCCATGCGTCATTTTCGCGATACGCTCCGCAGCCGGGGTGTAACGGTTCACTACCGCCAACTCCAGGACGCCCCGAACAGCGGCAACTTGTGTGGCGAATTGACCGCCGCGACCAGCGGCCTCCGCCCGCAAGGCCTGATCTGGGTCCAACCTGGCGAGTGGCGCGTGCAGTCGAGCCTTGAAAGCACGGCGCGTGCGCTGGGCGTAGATTTCGAAGTCCGCCCCGACCGGCACTTCTTTTGTTCAACCGAGGAGTTCGCCCAACACGCGCGGGGGCGAAAACAACTGCGCATGGAGTTCTTCTACCGCGAACTGCGCCGCCGACATCGGGTGTTGATGGACGGCGATGAACCGGAAGGTGGCGCGTGGAACTTCGACTCGGAAAACCGCGAGTCCTTCGGTAAAAACGGGCCGGACACCCTCCGGCCACAGCCAAGGCGTTTCGAACCCGACGCGGTCACGCGCGAAGTGCTGGACTTGGTGAACAAAAGGTTCGCCCGGCATCCCGGCAAGTTGGACGACTTCGATTGGCCAGTGACAACGGCCGATGCGGAGTTGGCGCTGCAAGACTTCATCAAACACCGTTTGCCGGAGTTCGGTCGCTGGCAGGACGCGATGTGGACCAGCGAGCCGTGGCTGTATCACTCGCGTCTCAGCGCGGCCATGAACCTGAAACTCCTCGACCCGCGTCGCGTCATCGCCGCCGCGGAAAAAGCCTTTCGCAAAGGACGTGCACCCCTCGCCGACGTCGAGGGATTGATCCGGCAAATCCTCGGATGGCGCGAATACGTGCGCGGCATCTACTGGCTGCACATGCCCGGCTATCTGGAGCGGAACGCGCTCAACGCCCATCATCCGCTGCCGGCATTCTATTGGACCGGCGAGACGGACATGGCGTGCTTGCGCGATGCCATCGGCCAGACGCTGCGTTATGGCTACGCGCACCACATCCAGCGGCTCATGGTTACAGGCCTCTTTGCCCTGCTGTGGGGGGCTCATCCGCAGCGCGTGCATGAATGGTATCTGGCCGTCTATGTGGATGCCGTGGAGTGGGTGGAATTGCCCAACACGCTGGGCATGTCTCAATACGCCGACGGCGGCGTCATGGCCAGCAAGCCCTACATCGCCAGCGGCAAATACCTTCAGCGCATGAGCAACTTCTGCGCGGGCTGCCGTTACGACCCCGCGCAGCGCACCGGACCGAAGGCGTGTCCGTTCACCACGCTCTACTGGGACTTCCTCCTGCGCCACGAAACCATGCTCGGCAAGAACCCGCGCACCGTCATGCAGGTCCGCAACGCCGCGCGCCTCACCCCCGCCCAACGCCGCGAAATCACGGACCAAGCGGACCGCCTTCGCGCTGCCATCCCCGCCGCCACATGA
- a CDS encoding HIT domain-containing protein, with the protein MERVSATPTKAVRLRSGFAQGSHHRHPAATVVGVLPVAGYCLAVANVHKQSELVYLQVADFESPFLRLPESAWLCSNELAFAVFDGFPVSAGHALVITKRVVETWFNASPDEQRAVMELVNRTKEILDARLKPPPDGYNVGFNAGRSAGQTVPHLHVHVIPRYDGDVADPRGGVRHVIPGKANYLKSSANAEGPIALHLSAGHPKDPIWPRIEPRLQGATEVDILASFI; encoded by the coding sequence ATGGAAAGAGTATCGGCTACACCGACGAAAGCAGTCCGATTGAGATCGGGATTCGCTCAAGGCTCCCATCACCGCCATCCAGCGGCAACTGTCGTCGGGGTATTGCCGGTCGCGGGCTATTGTCTTGCTGTTGCCAACGTGCACAAGCAGTCTGAATTAGTTTATCTGCAAGTGGCCGACTTTGAGTCACCATTTCTGAGGTTGCCGGAGAGCGCGTGGCTTTGTTCGAACGAACTGGCCTTCGCGGTCTTTGACGGTTTTCCGGTTTCCGCTGGCCACGCTCTCGTTATCACGAAGCGAGTCGTGGAGACTTGGTTCAACGCCAGCCCTGACGAGCAAAGGGCCGTTATGGAGTTGGTGAACCGGACCAAGGAGATCCTGGATGCTCGGTTGAAGCCTCCCCCGGACGGCTACAATGTCGGATTCAACGCGGGCCGATCCGCGGGCCAGACTGTTCCTCACCTCCACGTTCATGTGATTCCGCGTTACGACGGAGACGTGGCTGATCCGCGAGGAGGGGTCCGTCATGTGATTCCAGGGAAAGCGAATTACCTGAAGAGTTCAGCGAACGCGGAGGGGCCCATCGCACTCCATCTGTCTGCTGGGCACCCGAAGGATCCCATTTGGCCCCGGATCGAACCACGTCTGCAGGGAGCAACCGAGGTCGATATTCTAGCTTCGTTCATTTAA